In Vicia villosa cultivar HV-30 ecotype Madison, WI unplaced genomic scaffold, Vvil1.0 ctg.003655F_1_1, whole genome shotgun sequence, one genomic interval encodes:
- the LOC131641312 gene encoding eukaryotic translation initiation factor 4E-1: MVVEDTPKSIITDDQITANPNRAIEDDNNIEEGEILDEDDSSATSKPVVHQSHPLENSWTFWFDTPAAKSKQAAWGSSMRPIYTFSTVEEFWSIYNNIHHPSKLAVGADFYCFKHKIEPKWEDPICANGGKWTANYQKGKSDTNWLYTLLAMIGEQFDHGDEICGAVVNVRGRAEKISIWTKNASNEAAQVSIGKQWKEFLDYNETMGFIFHDDARKLDRNAKNKYVV, encoded by the exons ATGGTTGTAGAAGACACCCCCAAATCCATCATCACCGACGATCAAATCACAGCAAACCCTAATCGGGCCATCGAAGACGACAACAATATCGAAGAAGGAGAGATCCTCGATGAAGACGATTCCTCCGCCACTTCCAAGCCCGTCGTTCACCAATCTCACCCTCTCGAGAATTCTTGGACTTTCTGGTTCGATACCCCTGCAGCAAAATCCAAACAAGCCGCTTGGGGTAGCTCAATGCGACCCATCTACACTTTTTCCACTGTTGAAGAGTTTTGGAG CATTTACAATAACATTCATCATCCTAGTAAGTTGGCTGTGGGAGCAGATTTCTATTGTTTCAAGCATAAAATTGAACCGAAATGGGAGGATCCCATTTGTGCTAATGGTGGGAAATGGACTGCCAACTATCAGAAGGGAAAATCTGATACCAATTGGTTATATACG TTGTTGGCAATGATTGGAGAACAATTTGATCATGGAGATGAAATTTGCGGAGCGGTTGTTAATGTAAGGGGTAGGGCTGAGAAGATTTCTATTTGGACTAAGAATGCTTCAAATGAAGCTGCTCAG GTGAGCATTGGAAAACAGTGGAAGGAGTTTCTTGATTATAATGAGACCATGGGCTTTATATTTCAT GATGATGCAAGGAAGCTCGACAGAAATGCTAAAAACAAATATGTTGTATGA
- the LOC131641314 gene encoding serine hydroxymethyltransferase 3, chloroplastic-like, with protein MPAACTGAALMGSLQQQPLWNKLQNQLYPTHGFLPQLKFNTNFKPCKVSHVEGPILTAPQIGGDGSSFLDYGLSEADPEVSTIIGKEKDRQFKSLELIASENFTSRAVMEAVGSCLTNKYSEGLPGKRYYGGNEHIDELEILCQERALAAFHLDGNKWGVNVQPLSGSPANFAVYTAILKPHDRIMGLDLSHGGHLSHGFMTPKRRVSATSVYFESMAYRLDESTGLIDYDMLEKTASIFRPKLIIAGASAYPRDIDYPRFRKIADSIGAFLMMDMAHISGLVAASVLADPFEFCDIVTTTTHKSLRGPRGGMIFFKKDPVHGVDLETAVNNAVFPGLQGGPHNHTIGGLAVSLKYAQSQDFKNYQNQVVANCRALANRLVEHGYKLVSGGSDNHLVLVDLRPSGIDGARVEKILDLAFITLNKNSVAGDRSAQVPGGIRIGSPAMTTRGLGEREFELIADLIHEGVQISLEAKSLASGTKVQDFLNFVVTPEFPLKDKVSDLRRKVEALATKYPIPGV; from the exons ATGCCTGCGGCGTGTACCGGAGCTGCACTAATGGGTTCTCTTCAACAACAACCTCTCTGGAATAAGCTCCAGAATCAACTGTATCCCACTCATGGCTTTTTACCTCAGCTTAAATTCAACACTAATTTCAAACCATGCAAAGTTTCTCATGTTGAAGGACCTATTCTCACTGCCCCTCAAATTGGAG GTGATGGGTCGAGTTTCCTAGACTATGGCTTGAGTGAAGCTGATCCTGAGGTTTCTACAATAATCGGCAAGGAAAAAGACCGTCAATTTAAAAGTCTTGAACTTATTGCTTCTGAAAATTTTACATCTAGAGCAGTCATGGAAGCAGTTGGTTCATGCCTCACAAACAAGTACTCAGAAGGTTTGCCGGGTAAAAG GTATTATGGTGGCAATGAGCATATTGATGAGCTTGAAATCCTATGTCAAGAAAGGGCACTTGCCGCATTTCATTTAGATGGTAACAAGTGGGGTGTAAATGTTCAACCATTATCTGGTTCCCCGGCTAATTTTGCAGTATACACTGCAATTCTTAAACCACATGATCGAATAATG GGTTTGGATTTGTCTCATGGCGGACATTTATCTCATGGATTCATGACTCCTAAAAGACGTGTATCGGCTACATCAGTTTATTTTGAATCCATGGCTTATCGACTCGATGAATCAACAG GCCTTATTGATTATGATATGCTGGAGAAAACTGCTAGTATCTTCCGACCGAAGCTCATTATTGCTGGTGCTAGTGCTTATCCACGAGACATTGATTATCCCCGCTTTAGGAAA ATTGCAGATAGCATAGGTGCCTTTCTTATGATGGATATGGCTCACATAAGTGGACTTGTTGCTGCATCTGTACTTGCCGACCCCTTTGAGTTTTGCGATATTGTGACAACTACAACCCACAAG TCTTTGAGAGGTCCTAGAGGTGGTATGATTTTCTTCAAGAAAGATCCTGTGCACGGCGTTGATCTCGAGACTGCCGTCAACAATGCTGTTTTTCCTGGTCTACAG GGGGGTCCACATAACCACACAATTGGAGGACTAGCAGTTTCCTTGAAATATGCACAGTCGCAAGATTTTAAGAACTACCAAAACCAG GTGGTTGCCAACTGTAGAGCTCTTGCTAACCGATTAGTTGAACATGGATATAAACTTGTTTCTGGTGGTAGTGATAATCACCTTGTTCTTGTTGATCTCAGGCCATCG GGTATTGACGGTGCTCGGGTAGAGAAAATTCTTGACCTGGCCTTTATAACCCTCAACAAGAATTCAGTAGCTG GTGATAGAAGTGCCCAAGTTCCCGGCGGCATTCGCATCGGGTCACCTGCAATGACAACAAGAGGACTTGGTGAGAGAGAATTTGAACTCATTGCAGACTTAATTCACGAGGGTGTGCAAATAAGTCTTGAAGCCAAAAGTTTGGCCTCTGGAACCAAGGTTCAAGATTTCTTGAACTTTGTGGTAACTCCTGAATTTCCATTGAAAGATAAGGTATCAGATTTGCGAAGGAAGGTTGAAGCTCTTGCCACTAAGTATCCTATTCCCGGAGTCTAA